The proteins below are encoded in one region of Neoasaia chiangmaiensis:
- the groES gene encoding co-chaperone GroES, with translation MTNFRPLHDRVVVRRLNGEEKTAGGIIIPDTAKEKPMEGEVISVGAGARNEQGQIVALDVKAGDRVLFGKWSGTEVKINGEELLIMKESDIMGVIG, from the coding sequence ATGACGAATTTTCGGCCTTTGCACGACCGTGTCGTGGTCCGTCGCCTGAATGGCGAAGAGAAGACCGCGGGCGGCATCATCATTCCGGACACCGCCAAGGAAAAGCCGATGGAAGGCGAAGTCATCTCCGTCGGCGCGGGTGCTCGCAATGAGCAGGGTCAGATCGTGGCGCTGGACGTCAAGGCAGGCGACCGCGTGCTGTTCGGCAAGTGGTCCGGCACCGAGGTGAAGATCAATGGCGAAGAGCTGCTGATCATGAAGGAAAGCGACATCATGGGCGTGATCGGCTGA
- a CDS encoding DUF4169 family protein, with protein MGEIVNLRRERKRAIRRMDAAQAQTNRALSGRTKAERLRDEAAAERVASRLEMTRLNPEREKE; from the coding sequence ATGGGTGAGATCGTCAATCTGCGTCGTGAACGTAAACGTGCGATCCGCCGGATGGATGCCGCGCAGGCGCAGACCAATCGCGCGTTATCCGGGCGGACGAAGGCGGAGCGCCTGCGGGACGAAGCCGCAGCCGAGCGTGTGGCGTCCCGGCTGGAGATGACGCGGCTGAATCCGGAGCGGGAAAAAGAATAA